ATGCCGAACCGGACAGCGATACGGTCCCGGCCGAGGCGTAGCCCGCTCGGGTTCACCGTCCCCGATGGCCGCCATCCAGGGAGAAGCATCATGCGCATCCGTCTGCGCAACCCTGACCGAGAGGTCGAGCTGGAGGGCCCGCGCACCGTGCGGCAGGTCCTCGCCGAGCTCGACATCGACCCCCACACCGTCCTGGTCATCCGTGACGGCGAGCTCGTCACCGACCGGATGGCGATCGCCGACGAGGACGAGATCGAGATCCGTCCGGTGATGTCGGGCGGGGCCGGCGACCCGCGCTGTGTCGTCTGCCGCGTCCCGGCGGTGATCGAGGAGCCACGCCACCGCTCGGCGTGGTGCGGTGCTCACCTCGTGGACCACGTCCACAACCAGATCCGCAAAGCCATCGACCGCAACACGATGTTCAGCTACCGCGACCGGATCCTCGTGACGGTCTCCGGTGGGAAGGACAGCCTGGCGTTGTGGGACGCCCTGGTGACCATGGGTTACCGCGCGGACGGACTCTACGTCGGGCTGGGGATCGGCGGGTACAGCACCCGCTCCGGTCGCATCTGTCGCGATTTCGCCGCGGAGCGCGACGTCACCCTCCTCGAGGTCGATCTGGCCGACGCGTACGGCTACGCCATCCCGCACGCCTCCCAGGTCGCGGACCGGGCGACGTGTGGGGTGTGCGGGCTGTCGAAGCGCTACGTGTTCAACCGCGAAGCCGTGCGGGGCGGGTACGACGTCGTCGTCACCGGACACAACCTCGACGACGAGGCGGCGACCCTGCTGGGGAACGTCCTGCGCTGGCAGCGTGGCTTCCTGGCGCGGCAGCGCCCCGTCTTGCCCGCGACCGGCCCCAACCAGCCGCGCCGCTGCAAGCCCCTGTACCGCCTATCGGAGCGGGAGATGGCCGCCTACTGCGTCGTCCGCGGCATCGAGTACGTCGTCGAGGAGTGCCCCCTGGTCGCCGGGAACACCGGCATGGAGCTCAAGGAGGCCCTCAACGTGGTGGAACGCCACGCCCCGGGCACCAAGGCGCAGTTCCTGTTCGGCTTCCTGGAGAAGCACGCCGACGATCGGGGCGCCGAGGAGTGCCCCGACCAGGCGGACGTCGCGCTGGCCAGCTGCGCCGCTTGTGGCATGCCGACCTCGTCGCGTGACGATGACCACGCCCCGGTCTGCGCCTTCTGCCGCCAGCGCGACCGGATCGTGGCGCGGTTGCCCGCCCCACACGCGTGAGCGCGCGGCTGCCCGGCGCCGACGCCCCACTCGAGGCCGGGGAGCGGGTGATCCTCCGCGACCGCAAGGATCGCCGTTACCTGGTGCTGCTGGAGGTCGGCGGGGAGTGGCACAGTCACGCTGGCGTGCTGCGTCACGATGACCTGATCGGACGTCGGGAGGGCACCGCCGCACGGACCTCCAAGAACATGGCGGTGGTGGCCTTCCGCCCGACGCTGGAGGACTTCACCCTGAAGATGCCGCGCGGCGCGCAGGTGGTCTACCGCAAGGACCAGGCCATGATCGTGGCGCTCGGCGACGTCCGCCCGGGGTGCACGGTCGTGGAGGCCGGCGCCGGGTCGGGTGCGTTGAGCCTGGCGCTGCTGCAGGCCGTGGGCCCCGAGGGGCGCCTGATCTCCTACGAGCGGCGCGCCGATCATCTGGCGGACGCCCGTCGCAACGTCGAGAGCTTCCTCGGCGGTCCGCCGTCGAATTGGGACCTGCGTGCGGGTGATCTCGCCAACGCCCTGCCCGGACTGTCCTGCCACCGACTGGTCCTCGACGTGCTCGAACCGTGGGAGCTCGCGGCGGGTGCGGCCCAGGCCATCCGTCCAGGCGGGATCCTGATCGCCTACACCCCCACCATCACCCAGGTGATGCGACTGGTTGAGGCGCTGCAGGCAGACGGAGACTTCGGGCTGGTGCGGTCGTCGGAGACGCTGCACCGGACCTGGACGGTGTCGGGGTTGGCGGTGCGCCCTGACCACCGCATGGTGGCGCACACCGCGTTCCTGACCACGGCACGGCGGATCGGGACGCCCGAGGGTGCCTGATGGCAGCCGTTCGACTCATCGGCAGCCCGTTCGACTCATCGGCAGCCCGGCCGTCTCCACCTATACTTGACCCCGACGAGCGCTGTCCGGCCCCAAGGGAGGCCCCGTGACCGAGCGTCACTCCGACCGCCATCCTGATGACGTCCGCCGCCGCGCCGAGCACCAGCCAGAGGTGTTCGCCGGCAGCATCGACGATCACGACGAGCTGCAGGCTGAGCTGAAGTACCTCCGCGAAGAGGTCGAGCTGCTGCGGCGCCGCCTCGAGGCGAGCCCCAACCGCATCCGGCTCCTGGAGGAGCGTGTCCTGGAGACCAAGGGACAGCTGCAGGGCGCCCTCAACCAGAACGCCAAACTGGCCGAGACCCTCCGCGCGGCACGCGAGCAGCTCGCCACCCTCCGCGAGGAGGTCGAACGCCTCTCAAGCCCCCCGCAGAGCTACGCCTCGTTCCTCCGGCCCCACGACGACGAGACCGCTGACGTCTCCTCGCAGGGGCGCAAGCTGCGGGTCAACGTCGGACCCGACGTTGACGTTGACGAGCTCAGCCCCGGTCAGGAGGTGCTGCTCAACGAGGCGCTGAACATCGTCGGGGCCAGTCGGTACGAGGACGCAGGCGAGGTGATGATCGTCACCGAGCTTCTGGGCAAGGGACGTGCGCTGGTCATGGGCCGTGGCGACGAGGAGCTGGTGGTCCGCCTGGCCGATCCGCTCCTCGATCAGCCGCTCAAGGCTGGCGATTCGGTGCTGGTAGACTCCCGCGCCAACTACGCCTTGGAGATCGTGCCCAAGGCCGACGTCGAGCAGCTCGTGCTCGAGGAGGTCCCCGACATCACCTACGACCAGATCGGGGGCCTGGCCGAGCAGGTCGAACAGATCCGCGACGCCGTCGAGCTGCCGTACCTGCACGCGGATCTGTTCGCCGAACACGAGCTCAAGCCCCCCAAGGGCATCCTGCTGTACGGCCCGCCGGGATGCGGCAAGACGCTGATCGCCAAAGCGGTCGCCAACGCTCTGGCCAAGCGGGTGGCGGAGAAGACGGGGAAGTCCGACGCGCGGAGTTACTTCCTCAACGTCAAGGGCCCCGAGCTGCTCAACAAGTACGTCGGCGAGACCGAGCGTCAGATCCGACTGATCTTCCAGCGCGCTCGCGAGAAGTCCGCTGAGGGCTACCCGGTGATCGTGTTCTTCGACGAGATGGACTCGCTGTTCCGCACCCGCGGGTCGGGCGTCTCCTCGGACGTGGAGAACACCATCGTCCCGCAGCTGCTGGCGGAGATCGACGGGGTGGAGTCGCTGAAGGACGTCGTCGTGATCGGCGCGTCCAACCGTGAGGACATGATCGACCCGGCGATCCTGCGCCCCGGCCGCCTCGACGTGAAGATCAAGATCGAGCGCCCCGACAAGGACGCCGCCCGCGAGATCTTCCGCATCTACCTCCACTCGGGGCTCCCGCTTGACCCCGCCGAGGTCGATGGGCACGGAGGCGATCGCGCTGCGGTGATCAAGTCGATGATCAACCGCACCGTGGAGAAGATGTACGCCGAGGACGAGGACAACCGCTTCTTGGAGGTGACCTACGCCAACGGGGAGAAGGAGATCCTGTACTTCAAGGACTTCAACTCCGGAGCGATGGTGCAGAACGTGGTCGACCGCGCCAAGAAGTACGCGATCAAGCGCCTGATCG
The sequence above is a segment of the Actinomycetota bacterium genome. Coding sequences within it:
- a CDS encoding MoaD/ThiS family protein is translated as MRIRLRNPDREVELEGPRTVRQVLAELDIDPHTVLVIRDGELVTDRMAIADEDEIEIRPVMSGGAGDPRCVVCRVPAVIEEPRHRSAWCGAHLVDHVHNQIRKAIDRNTMFSYRDRILVTVSGGKDSLALWDALVTMGYRADGLYVGLGIGGYSTRSGRICRDFAAERDVTLLEVDLADAYGYAIPHASQVADRATCGVCGLSKRYVFNREAVRGGYDVVVTGHNLDDEAATLLGNVLRWQRGFLARQRPVLPATGPNQPRRCKPLYRLSEREMAAYCVVRGIEYVVEECPLVAGNTGMELKEALNVVERHAPGTKAQFLFGFLEKHADDRGAEECPDQADVALASCAACGMPTSSRDDDHAPVCAFCRQRDRIVARLPAPHA
- a CDS encoding tRNA (adenine-N1)-methyltransferase, whose amino-acid sequence is MSARLPGADAPLEAGERVILRDRKDRRYLVLLEVGGEWHSHAGVLRHDDLIGRREGTAARTSKNMAVVAFRPTLEDFTLKMPRGAQVVYRKDQAMIVALGDVRPGCTVVEAGAGSGALSLALLQAVGPEGRLISYERRADHLADARRNVESFLGGPPSNWDLRAGDLANALPGLSCHRLVLDVLEPWELAAGAAQAIRPGGILIAYTPTITQVMRLVEALQADGDFGLVRSSETLHRTWTVSGLAVRPDHRMVAHTAFLTTARRIGTPEGA
- the arc gene encoding proteasome ATPase produces the protein MFAGSIDDHDELQAELKYLREEVELLRRRLEASPNRIRLLEERVLETKGQLQGALNQNAKLAETLRAAREQLATLREEVERLSSPPQSYASFLRPHDDETADVSSQGRKLRVNVGPDVDVDELSPGQEVLLNEALNIVGASRYEDAGEVMIVTELLGKGRALVMGRGDEELVVRLADPLLDQPLKAGDSVLVDSRANYALEIVPKADVEQLVLEEVPDITYDQIGGLAEQVEQIRDAVELPYLHADLFAEHELKPPKGILLYGPPGCGKTLIAKAVANALAKRVAEKTGKSDARSYFLNVKGPELLNKYVGETERQIRLIFQRAREKSAEGYPVIVFFDEMDSLFRTRGSGVSSDVENTIVPQLLAEIDGVESLKDVVVIGASNREDMIDPAILRPGRLDVKIKIERPDKDAAREIFRIYLHSGLPLDPAEVDGHGGDRAAVIKSMINRTVEKMYAEDEDNRFLEVTYANGEKEILYFKDFNSGAMVQNVVDRAKKYAIKRLIASTERGLRTDDLVRAIRDEWRENEDLPNTTNPDDWARISGKKGERIVYVRTLVSGAEDSGKAIENVNAGQYL